Sequence from the Deltaproteobacteria bacterium genome:
GTATGCGCCCTGAATGGCGGCAAAGGCAACTAATTTGGACATGCTGCATCCTCCTTAAAAAAGTGCTGAGTTCCGAGTACTGAGTACTGAGTACTGAGTGCTGAGTACTTTCTTTTACTCAATCCTCAGCACTCAGCATTTGCATTTACCCCGCGGCCAGCTTCTGCCGATCCGCCATATCCATCAGGACCCGTTCACGGGCCTTGTCAATACCTAAGGCCTTGCGCTTCTTGTCAATGTGGGCCAGCATCCGGCGGGCCATTTCGTAGGGATCCGAAACCACATCCCATTTGCCGCCCACTATCTTTTCCAAACCATTGAAGAGGTAATCCTTGAATACAGGCGACCCATCAATGGGCAGACCGGCGCCGAAGATGACATATACACCGCTGCCGACAAAATAATGTCCGATGGCCACCGCCTTTTCACTCATCCATTCGGGGGCGCACCCCGCCAACGGCAGATCGCTCAGATCGTTGCCCAGGCCTCCCGCAGCCACTACTGCGGAGGCAGCCGAGAGCATCCGGCTGTTATCCACGCAGGAACCCATGTGCAGAATCGGGGGGATGCCCACGGTCTCACAAACTTCCGCCAGACCGGGTCCACAATAGACCATCGCCGCCTCGGGTGTCAAAAGGCCCGCCTTGCCGAAGGCCATGGCGGCACAGCCCGTAGTCAGGATAATTACGTCATTTTTGAGCAGCTCCTTAGCCAGAATCAAATGGGCGTTGTCGTGCATCGTCCGGGCATTGTTGCATCCCACAATGGCGGCGATACCCCGGATCCGTCCATTGATGATGTTGTCATTCAGGGGGACATAAGAGCCGCGGAAGGTTCCGCCCAGGTTATACTCTATGGCCTCGTAGCTGAAACCCACGACCATCTTCTCTTTCTCCCGGGGGATCATCGCTTCCCCGCGACGATTGGGGAAGTTGTCAATGGCAATCTTCACTATCTTTTTGGCATCTGCCAGGGCGTTATGTTCGTCAAACTCCACATGGATCGTTGCGCCAGAGGCGATTTTGCAGCGTGTATTGGTGGTGATAAGCTTCGTATGGTAGCAGGCGCAGACATTGGCCAGGCTTTCCATGATACACTGGACATCCACCGTCATGGCATCCACCACGCCGGTAACGATAGCCAGTTCCTGCTGCAGGAAGTTCCCGGCAATGGGCAGTCCGTGGCGGAGCAGAATTTCATTGGCCGTACAGCACATACCGGCCAGGACAATGCCTTTGGCGCCCTTGCTTTTCGCATAGTCAAGCATCTCAGGATCCCGTACGGCCGCCACGATCATCTCCGGCAGCAACGCCTCATGACCATGGACGATAATATTTACGTGGTCTTCCTTCAGGACACCGAGGTTGATCTCACCGAGAATGGGCTTGGGAGTGCCGAACATGACATCCTGCAAATCAGTGGCAATCATCGAACCGGCCCAGCCATCCGCCAGGGCGGCGCGGAAACACTGTTTGACAAGGTTCTGGTAATCCTGATCTACCCCCATATGGGTCCGGTGCATGATCTCGACGATCTCCCTGTCTATTCCCCGGGGGATAATGTCCAGTTTCTTCCATAGGTCATACCGCGCCTGCGGAGCGCGTTTGGCGTAATAGATTTCACCCTCCTGTTTGCCCCATTCACCCAAGGCTTTTTCCCCGACCTCCACAGCGATTTCGTATTTATTCCGCGGTGTTGCCACACTATCAACTGTGACGCTGATGGCCACGCCGAAGTCCGGGGCAATCGCCCGCAGTTTTTTCTCATCCACAATGTCATAATCCGGCGATTCGCGACGGGCTGCCGCCAGGAATACCGCGGCGACGGTGCGACCGTGGTCGGAATGAGAGGCCGAGCCGGCGGCCACCATCCGGGAAAAATTTCGGGCCGCAATTGTTTCCGGCGTGGCGCCGCATAGCCCCTGCCGGGTATCTTTTCCCTCTGTATTTTCCA
This genomic interval carries:
- the cooS gene encoding anaerobic carbon-monoxide dehydrogenase catalytic subunit; protein product: MSDEIKDKIRPLEKEKKQIKPEEKSVDQATIKMLYKAQADGVETIFDRAENMKPCNIGAQGTCCKLCAQGPCRLPLTKNSPIPPFTKGGLRGDLENTEGKDTRQGLCGATPETIAARNFSRMVAAGSASHSDHGRTVAAVFLAAARRESPDYDIVDEKKLRAIAPDFGVAISVTVDSVATPRNKYEIAVEVGEKALGEWGKQEGEIYYAKRAPQARYDLWKKLDIIPRGIDREIVEIMHRTHMGVDQDYQNLVKQCFRAALADGWAGSMIATDLQDVMFGTPKPILGEINLGVLKEDHVNIIVHGHEALLPEMIVAAVRDPEMLDYAKSKGAKGIVLAGMCCTANEILLRHGLPIAGNFLQQELAIVTGVVDAMTVDVQCIMESLANVCACYHTKLITTNTRCKIASGATIHVEFDEHNALADAKKIVKIAIDNFPNRRGEAMIPREKEKMVVGFSYEAIEYNLGGTFRGSYVPLNDNIINGRIRGIAAIVGCNNARTMHDNAHLILAKELLKNDVIILTTGCAAMAFGKAGLLTPEAAMVYCGPGLAEVCETVGIPPILHMGSCVDNSRMLSAASAVVAAGGLGNDLSDLPLAGCAPEWMSEKAVAIGHYFVGSGVYVIFGAGLPIDGSPVFKDYLFNGLEKIVGGKWDVVSDPYEMARRMLAHIDKKRKALGIDKARERVLMDMADRQKLAAG